A window of the Halichoerus grypus chromosome 2, mHalGry1.hap1.1, whole genome shotgun sequence genome harbors these coding sequences:
- the TXNDC17 gene encoding thioredoxin domain-containing protein 17: protein MAGCEEVSVSGFEEFRRAVEQHHDKTIFAYFTGSKDAGGKSWCPDCVHAEPVVREGLKHISEGCVFIYCQVGEKPYWKDPNNDFRKNLKVTAVPTLLKYGTPQKLVESECLQASLVQMLFSED, encoded by the exons ATGGCGGGCTGCGAGGAGGTGAGCGTGTCCGGCTTCGAGGAGTTCCGCCGGGCCGTGGAGCAGCACCACGACAAGACCATCTTCGCCTACTTCACCGGCTCTAAGGACGCCGGGGGGAAGAGCTGGTGCCCCGACTGCGTGCACG ccGAACCGGTCGTACGAGAGGGGCTGAAGCATATCAGTGAAGGATGTGTGTTCATCTACTGCCAAGTGGGAGAGAAACCCTA tTGGAAGGATCCGAATAATGACTTCAGAAAAAACCTGAAGGTGACGGCAGTGCCTACACTACTTAAGTATGGGACG CCTCAAAAACTGGTGGAATCTGAGTGTCTTCAGGCCAGCCTCGTGCAGATGTTGTTCTCTGAAGATTAA
- the LOC144380919 gene encoding uncharacterized protein LOC144380919, with product MSGAAGRCVGPSRPGRGRGRPWGKRCAAGTPRGRGAGRRPPGAAWETRCVSADRLRDRRRPRGRRAEAGAGAAGASEPGASGTPGAAGPVEAAGDPGAVWVDGAVGQPQVVGPVGSVWVTGSGGEEEGALSPSPRGCERKGRPGSTGHESILELWLRVQAMRAASGCGEGSRVELHPVPAGEGPVERGVPGRPSWVETSRAGLTGPWVKGQARAAPGAPGGSAAMGLGAACGMASGLCGQGQAVGLLSGGVPAALGTSSGIIPYLLGRGQALGVPGAMGWPEAVQREMGCGAAPGVWDRDQPVQVPGALVREAVCGDTAGLWGRGQAARMPDAVGAPRGTEEEATSVSALGMWWRRRAVEGVGSGGVPGLWGAAQPVGVPCAVEEEARCGADAGFRERGQSVWVETGSGGDPGSWAATQTTEVGGRDEQEVGSGGAPGLWGMGPGMGVPLALGKETGCGNLPGLWATEQPVGVSQAAVVPPGALGEQVSYGGLPGPWERQQALGVPLADAVAGLVGEDTSCGHVVSLWEGRLAVGEQEALVPTALGVTGPADREAGCGDGSCVCRRRQAVGWPEPEGMPKATVLPKHRCAPAGVPPAAGTPGPGRVPAAVWVSGPVCQEGSSRDVLNLWERIRSATVPVAAGVPAAPEELWSVHEDTGSAAFPGSWGRRQAVGVPEAPGLVGEETDPGGVPRSWGRRPSARAPGAAEVPTAARVPGPLGSEAGSGGFSGLPGRRQTSGVSTAGGVPVAPRTPRPVPEESAPGGVAGLWGERETARGPADAWAPPRLGVPSTARMPALTGERLGPGGPSGLLGGRWTAEMPAAAGLSVAVGASGPTVADAGSGDASGVWGQRPVTEVPTAAGAAGPAAGASGSDGVSGPWRRRASGPAAESLRVPVSLGVLAAVGVPTAGHAPAAVWVTGCTGEETAAAASGLPALRRQSLEGASGAGAGGLSLELTVGSQAGGLPRTHGCGTRSWSCPRPGGGEADQESLCAVSGPRTAVGAPPGSRPETGMGRFRDHRQQSGGGQAGGASGARGRGSPLGEHRVGEDRLRGAFQ from the coding sequence ATGAGCGGGGCGGCCGGCCGCTGCGTGGGGCCCAGCCGGCCGGGGCGTGGGCGCGGGCGGCCGTGGGGCAAGAGGTGCGCCGCGGGGACGCCCCGAGGTCGGGGAGCCGGGCGCCGGCCGCCCGGCGCGGCCTGGGAGACGCGCTGTGTGAGCGCAGACCGGCTGCGGGACCGTCGGCGGCCGCGGGGGAGAAGGGCCgaggccggggccggggccgcgggCGCGAGCGAGCCGGGGGCTTCGGGGACCCCTGGCGCTGCAGGCCCGGTTGAGGCGGCGGGGGACCCTGGGGCCGTGTGGGTGGACGGGGCTGTGGGGCAGCCCCAGGTGGTGGGGCCCGTCGGGTCAGTGTGGGTGACCGGCagcgggggggaggaggagggggcgctGTCTCCGAGTCCCCGGGGCTGTGAGCGCAAAGGCCGCCCGGGCTCCACGGGGCACGAGAGCATTCTGGAGCTGTGGCTGAGGGTGCAGGCTATGAGGGCAGCGTCGGGctgtggggaaggaagcagggtgGAGCTCCACCCGGTGCCTGCAGGGGAGGGCCCGGTTGAAAGGGGTGTCCCCGGCCGGCCTTCCTGGGTAGAGACGAGCCGGGCTGGCCTCACAGGACCCTGGGTGAAAGGACAGgccagggcagcccccggggccccAGGAGGATCTGCAGCTATGGGGCTCGGGGCAGCTTGTGGGATGGCCTCGGGCTTGTGTGGGCAGGGACAGGCCGTGGGCCTGCTTTCTGGGGGTGTGCCTGCGGCCCTGGGGACAAGTTCCGGGATTATCCCCTACCTGCTGGGGAGAGGACAGGCTTTGGGGGTGCCCGGAGCCATGGGGTGGCCTGAGGCTGTGCAGAGAGAGATGGGCTGTGGGGCCGCTCCGGGTGTGTGGGACAGGGACCAGCCGGTGCAGGTGCCGGGGGCGCTGGTCCGAGAGGCGGTCTGTGGGGACACCGCGGGCctgtggggaaggggacaggctGCGAGGATGCCCGATGCTGTGGGGGCACCCAGAGGCACGGAGGAGGAAGCGACCTCTGTGAGTGCCCTGGGCATGTGGTGGAGGAGGCGGGCTGTGGAGGGGGTGGGCTCTGGCGGTGTTCCTGGCCTATGGGGTGCAGCACAGCCTGTGGGGGTGCCTTGTGCTGTTGAAgaggaagccagatgtggggctgacGCAGGATTCAGGGAAAGGGGGCAGAGCGTGTGGGTAGAGACTGGGTCTGGAGGTGACCCGGGGTCATGGGCAGCCACACAGACCACAGAGGTAGGTGGCCGTGATGAGCAGGAGGTAGGGTCTGGGGGTGCCCCAGGCCTGTGGGGCATGGGGCCGGGAATGGGAGTACCTCTGGCTCTGGGGAAGGAGACAGGCTGTGGGAACCTCCCGGGTCTGTGGGCGACCGAGCAGCCTGTGGGGGTGTCCCAGGCTGCGGTGGTGCCACCAGGAGCCCTGGGAGAACAGGTGAGCTACGGAGGTCTCCCCGGCCCGTGGGAGAGGCAGCAGGCTCTGGGGGTGCCTCTGGCCGATGCGGTGGCAGGGCTTGTTGGGGAGGACACAAGCTGCGGGCACGTCGTGAGCctgtgggaggggaggctggCCGTGGGGGAGCAAGAGGCCCTGGTGCCTACAGCCTTAGGGGTGACCGGGCCTGCAGATCGGGAGGCCGGCTGTGGCGACGGGTCCTGTGTGTGCAGAAGGAGACAGGCTGTGGGGTGGCCTGAGCCAGAGGGGATGCCCAAGGCCACGGTTTTGCCCAAGCACAGGTGTGCCCCGGCAGGGGTCCCCCCAGCAGCGGGTACGCCCGGGCCTGGAAGGGTGCCTGCCGCGGTGTGGGTGTCTGGCCCTGTGTGTCAGGAAGGCAGCTCCAGAGATGTCTTGAACCTGTGGGAAAGGATCCGAAGCGCCACAGTGCCCGTGGCTGCAGGGGTCCCCGCGGCCCCCGAGGAGCTGTGGTCTGTGCATGAGGACACTGGCTCTGCAGCTTTCCCCGGATCGTGGGGAAGGAGACAGGCTGTCGGGGTTCCTGAAGCGCCTGGGCTTGTAGGGGAGGAGACAGACCCCGGGGGTGTCCCGAGATCTTGGGGAAGGAGACCGAGCGCCAGGGCGCCCGGGGCTGCCGAGGTGCCCACGGCTGCCAGGGTGCCCGGTCCTCTGGGGTCGGAGGCCGGCTCTGGGGGTTTCTCAGGCTTGCCGGGAAGAAGGCAGACCTCAGGGGTGTCCACAGCTGGCGGGGTGCCCGTGGCCCCCAGGACACCTAGGCCTGTCCCGGAAGAGTCTGCGCCTGGAGGTGTTGCAGGcctgtggggggagagggagacagcacGAGGACCAGCAGACGCCTGGGCTCCCCCAAGGTTGGGGGTGCCCAGCACCGCCAGGATGCCCGCGCTCACGGGGGAAAGGCTGGGCCCCGGGGGCCCCTCAGGCTTGTTGGGAGGGAGATGGACGGCTGAGATGCCCGCGGCTGCGGGCCTCTCCGTGGCTGTGGGGGCCTCTGGGCCGACGGTGGCTGATGCCGGCTCTGGGGACGCTTCAGGTGTGTGGGGACAGAGACCGGTGACGGAGGTGCCCACTGCTGCCGGGGCTGCAGGACCTGCTGCCGGGGCAAGTGGTTCCGACGGTGTCTCAGGCCCGTGGAGAAGGAGAGCCAGCGGACCGGCCGCTGAGTCCCTGCGGGTGCCTGTGTCTCTGGGGGTGCTCGCGGCTGTAGGGGTTCCCACGGCGGGGCACGCGCCTGCCGCGGTGTGGGTGACCGGGTGTACGGGGGAAGAAACGGCTGCGGCTGCCTCAGGCCTCCCCGCGTTGAGGAGACAGTCCCTGGAGGGAGCttcgggggcgggggcgggaggccTGAGTCTGGAGCTGACGGTGGGGAGCCAGGCGGGGGGGCTGCCTCGCACCCACGGCTGCGGGACCAGGTCGTGGAGCTGCCCGAGGCCTGGCGGGGGAGAGGCCGACCAGGAGAGCTTGTGCGCCGTGTCAGGGCCCAGAACCGCCGTGGGGGCACCCCCGGGTTCAAGGCCGGAAACAGGCATGGGCCGGTTCAGGGATCACCGGCagcagagtgggggggggcaggccgGCGGAGCGTCTGGAGCTCGGGGGAGGGGGAGCCCTCTGGGAGAGCACCGTGTGGGGGAGGACAGGTTGAGGGGAGCCTTCCAGTAG